A DNA window from Bos mutus isolate GX-2022 chromosome 11, NWIPB_WYAK_1.1, whole genome shotgun sequence contains the following coding sequences:
- the LOC102286029 gene encoding olfactory receptor 1L4-like produces the protein MEIKNYSSSTADFILLGISSNPHLQKPLFAVFLVMYLITLVGNGLIILAIHSDSRLHTPMYFFLSNLSFMDICFTTVIVPNMLVNLLSETKFISYVGCLVQMYLFMALGNTDSYLLASMAIDRLVAICNPFHYDVVMSPRRCLLLLLGSCTISHLHSMLRVLLMSRLFFCASHVIKHFFCDTQPVLKLSCSDTSSNQIVVMTETLAVIATPFLCILFSYLRIIITVLKIPSAAGKWKAFSTCGSHLTVVVFFYGSIIYVYFRPLSMYSVVKDRVATVIYTIVTPMLNPFIYSLRNKDIKRGLRKLRDQVYS, from the coding sequence ATGGAGATAAAGAACTACAGCAGCAGCACTGCGGACTTTATCCTCCTGGGCATCTCTTCCAACCCCCACCTGCAGAAACCCCTCTTCGCTGTATTCCTTGTCATGTACCTGATCACCCTGGTGGGGAATGGACTCATCATCCTGGCCATCCACTCTGACTCTCGGCTCCACACCCCTATGTACTTTTTCCTCAGCAACCTGTCCTTCATGGATATCTGCTTCACAACAGTCATTGTGCCCAACATGCTGGTGAACTTACTCTCAGAGACAAAATTCATCTCCTATGTGGGCTGTCTGGTCCAGATGTACTTGTTCATGGCCTTGGGAAACACTGACAGCTACCTGCTGGCCTCGATGGCCATAGACCGGCTGGTAGCCATCTGCAACCCCTTCCATTATGATGTGGTCATGAGCCCACGGCGCTGCCTCCTCCTGTTGCTGGGCTCATGCACCATCTCTCACCTGCACTCCATGCTGCGTGTGCTACTCATGTCCCGCCTGTTTTTCTGTGCCTCCCATGTCATCAAGCACTTCTTTTGTGATACTCAACCTGTACTTAAGCTCTCCTGCTCTGACACTTCATCCAACCAGATTGTGGTCATGACCGAGACCCTGGCTGTCATTGCCACCCCTTTCCTGTGCATTCTCTTCTCCTACCTGAGAATCATCATCACGGTGCTCAAAATCCCCTCTGCAGCTGGGAAGTGgaaggccttctccacctgtggctcCCACCTCACCGTGGTGGTCTTCTTCTATGGAAGTATCATCTATGTGTATTTTAGGCCACTGTCCATGTACTCAGTGGTGAAGGACCGGGTAGCCACAGTTATATACACAATAGTGACACCCATGTTGAACCCTTTcatctacagcctgaggaacaaAGATATAAAGAGGGGTCTGAGGAAACTAAGGGACCAAGTTTactcatag